DNA sequence from the Ischnura elegans chromosome 8, ioIscEleg1.1, whole genome shotgun sequence genome:
AAGCATTTAATGCAATGTAACAGGCACTTTCAATATATTCGCCCACCTAGGgcataagcgtggaaaagaatcgACCGAAAGTAGGTAAACAAAACACGACATCAGGTTCACACGCACTCATTTCACTTATCTAATACAATTAACTATTAATCCACTTGGTACATGAgcgcgaatgtgtgaatgatgaagagttgtaagTATTATCGCAGCTGTGATGTAGCTACTCCTACTCTTTTGCTTCGCGAAGGCTCGGGTACTACACTCGATCGATTATGTAACATACAATCTAACTTACCTACAACTCTTCATCATTTACATATTCGCGCTTTtctcccatttatttttttcgttctgcATTCCTTAGAACTTCCACCTTTTAGAAAACTGCCTTTACGGTGGCCTTTTGAAATAGAAACGCACTTTGCTCCAAATGATTGTGGCTCCTACATTCCAGGGCTAGCCATGAATTTATTTGCGCGCATACCCCTACTGTtcgtaccaaaattaaaaatgaaccttagaaaaaacaagaaaagtaatgcTGTAAAAAGTAACACCAAAATCAAGTGAATATATTAAAGTgtatggtttttataagcgttcaaactggAGTCTCTACACTTTTGGTACGGAGAGAAAGAAGTTCGCCCCAGCATTATTTCCATCGTTTCATAACCGCTAACATTTCCCACCATATGGAAGTATTTTCGCTCTCATCAATCAAGACACTTTTAAAAGAATCACGGGGCTTTTGAATCGAAAGGGCAATGGTATCCGAAGCATTGTGTCACAAAGtttgagaaaagaatatttcataaaatgacaGTTGAGAGATaccgaaaaggaaaacaatatcaTTTCAGGTAAGTATTTCCCACTAACACTAACACCTGTTCGTCTTTGAATAAattgaatcagtggcgtagccaggagttttaTCCGGGGGGTGGGGTTGGAAATCCAAAAACAGAGGGGTCCGGAGGATAATTATTCAAGAACAGGGTACCTAGTGACGGGCtttgactaattttaacacttttcattatggaaaaaattaatttgtcatagaaatattatttaaattcatgatttatcattaatatatattttactatttaatttgtctagttttatttattaaacaaaagGGCAATCCTTTTTAATAAGGGTATAATAATATATCACTTGCCACTTTCCCCTGCTccatggttaatttatttttttatgtctcaatatttcgggggaggggaggTCCGGCCCACCTGAATCCACCTCTCTACGCCACTGAATTTAATACTTACTAACCCATCATCCGGCAAGGAGTGgagcttaatttaaaaaactctgtAACCGCTTCAAAACATTGAACAACAACATTGACCATTACGAAACatgcttcaaaatcagtatccggcgTAAAAGAATGGAGGATGCGAATGGTTTTTACCACTCAGGGAACATGATAATCTTTAAAAAGCATACTTTTTCCATCCGTCCTATCCTACATTGAACTGAATTCAAcccaaaacaatggaatttagcatagggCGAAAGGGCGTACTACCGATACAACAGCGGGCCATAAGACAGGGGGCATATCTGgcgccgcaacaatactttcgttcaccctggcaaccagtaaaacgtagccgtacggtgacattatatcaattggattttccaagcgatagagagcggatgcgatagcatattgtggtgtcataaacgaagtttaaacgcactggtAACAGTATAAAACAGTTACAGTGAataatacatcaatcacttgagtagcagaggaagaaaatagacaTCTCGCAGGGGTTTGCAGTGAGCTACAGCCGGCGGAGTTTCGACTTCGACCAGCAGAGTTAAAAAATAACTCCTGCAAATAACAGATTGCATTTATTTCCTGAAATAGAATCTCAGAATCGATTCCACTCCGTGGATTTGGAGTTGAACCAAAGAGGagatctcgccatctatattttccgctACGTACAACATGGAACGGTTATTAAAGAGAGATGAAACGAGTTTCTCTGGAAGTGTGCTGggcaacagcctggaggagaggctggattatGAATATATTGCCCACCTGGAGCACAGAAACGAGGGATTTGGTCGCGAAACTGCAAAATACAAAGCAAAAGGTGATTTGATAAAGGCAAAAGGCAGACGTGAGGAAACAAATCACACTGATACTCGTATTGAGGTGGTAAGTTCTCAGCTTTTCTCACCAAAAAATCATGGCACTTCATATCGTTCTTTCGTGCCAGCTAAACGGAAGGCAGACAGCTGGGATGAAGAAAACGGCTACAAAAATGGGAACCTCAACGCCAAACGCTTCCATAGAGAAGGAGATGATGTATTTCCTGTCAACGTCGTAAATGAACGCTTTTATTTCGGCAATTATCTAGTTCTTCCATCAGAGAGAAAAGGaatcaaaaggaaaaatgaaattgatggtgATTGTCTTCCTTTTCATGGGAACGATATCGTTATTGATGCACACCACTTCTTACCAAACCAAGTTCATGATTTTGATAATTCCGAAATGCTGcctatgaagaaaaaattgtgcattaacACACAAATGGGATGCAATGACACTTTCGGCCGTGGTGAAGGTGATTTATCAAAACCAATGTATATCCCAGTAGAACGTGCTGATGCCCACAATAATTCATTTACGTTGGCTGAAGACGAGACAAAGGAAATAGATAGTGCAATGGACTGCGATAGCCCTCACCTTGACACCGAAGGTGACGCTGTGAATGGACCGCGCAATGgaatggaccgcgagaacccATACCATTATATCGATGGTGatgttaaaaacgaaaaacaCTTTCCCTCAAAACAACCTAGTGCATTCCGgcatccttatgagccagctgagcagatggAATTTTGTACCAATGGAATGGACGCGATAAATGCTCGCTTCCAAGATGAATATGACTTTGGGTATTTATGCCAACGTGAGCCCACAGAAGAATGGGAAGAACgggaaggtgcgatgcctggtgacaGGTTTGCAGCTGATCCAGCAGCACCGACCTATCTGCGATCCGCTATTTACCAAAGACATTCAtccgaaaatgtaagtacataattcaaattgaattagAATACTTTTGCCGAGGGTAGAGGATTTCCTTTCTCTGGGGAACATACGAAGTATGAACAATGGCGATCATCGATTTCTGTGCGTGAGACCAGCTTTGAAAAGACGAAAACCTAGATTCCGCGGTAGATCTGATAGGGTGTTTATGACGATAGtgttttttcatgttgtttcGTTCGATTGGAATTAGCATTTAATAGAGTAACCACGAAGGAGGAGTAATGttgatatttcaatcaatatcGTAGATGAAGTAAGATGCAGGTATGAGAATAATTCATAGCAAagtgcacaaaaattgaaaaaagtgatgaACTGCTAAAATCCTTGATGgtgaaataattcaaacaagTTCACACGCTCTCTTTAACGACTTAATCGCACAACAAATATTAGTCTTAACTTTATCTCTAATTCGAATGAGTCCAAGGCCATTGCAAATCATATTTGAATCCTAAGAAATGGTAATATGGTTTATCTTTACTGATTCTTACGGTATATTTTTTCAAGAcgataaaagttacaaaaattacaaaaatttgaaattttcacaaagagctcgtttaccattatttttacatttattttgataactttttaaatatggagggatctaaatttttccgtttttaattgcGTCACCCACTTCTCGAGTTCTTCGCGACGAAAATTTGATGGTTATCACCTTCTCGCACAAATGTTGATGATGTTAACACCACAATCAAAGCTCGACATCGCTTCTAAACTACTCCTTGACCCTGTGCATTTCTCTCTAGTGGTTTGCATTCTAGCATGCAATCAGTGGCAGTTCCAGAGAGGTGGTATACAATATGAACTTaaataactgaaatttttttaagttaggaGTACATACAGGAGAGAATAGCCAGTAAAACGCAAATCACTAAAAAAGcacaaatttattataaaaaagttaattccttgataaattttaaattgggcAACGTTAATGTGTTAAAACAAGCTTCCAAATCCTCATAATTTTCGTTACATCTTCGACCACCCCTTCTCCTTGTGCTGGGAAGTAACCCCCAGGATCGTACCTAACCCCCTATGCTGTATCCGTCACTACTAGCGATAACTTCCCTTAATATATGTCTCTCCTGAAAACGAATTAAttaacaagaaaatacaatgaagtcaccaactcgtggaaactgggtgacaaatttcgtgctttcttacattgaacttaaaggagaaaaaaatacgcggGAAGAATGATTTTTTCGTTGAAGCTTAGGTAtccaaaatttatataaaaaattctttcaatgagtgGCGACTTTCGATGTGAACGACAccattcaaaatttgtttctcaTTGTACATTACAGATCAGCTAAACATTATCTTTAacagtatgttttctttttttcacagacGAAAAGCATGGATTACGGTAATGCATGtgaagatggagaaaaaagaCATCATTCCCACAGCATTGTCGTTCATCCATGGTGGAATGAGACCAGTACCAATGCAGAACAGGATAACTGGGAGGAATGCTGGTGAAACTCAGttgcgaggaagacagcggagaggtCCATCAGATATGTCTTCCCATCTCCAAGAGTACGAATTGAAAATGCCTGAGAAGAAGAGGAACTCCTTGATAAGGGCATGCATCGAAGGGCTGATTCACTGTTCTAATATCACAATAGGTATTCAAGTTCCAAATTATATTACTTTGGTCCttgcaaaattgaaattgttaGTTGTCACGCATCTGTTCATACAATGACATGAAAAATTGTGTTAGAGCAGTAGATCATTCACGATGAACTGTACtaggttaaataatattaatcgaaCGCTTTCGTTTTGGAGATTTTTCTATTCGGGCGTCAATGTTatttttccctgcatggccaAATTGTTCTACATGTCACGATGaatgtcaccaaaggcatcgtcacaatatcACTCTGGCATGCCAAAactaaattttgtttcttttgatCTACCtcgggatgcattaaaatttgatgacgtggttggctatataattgcattgcattttaattttttacccttatccTCCCATTGATCTCCACAGATTATACATTCCAACGAATTTCATGATTTGCATAGCATCcagtacgcgttaattttttatcaacgacccaGAGAACAATATCcacgtactagttcagggatggcgAACATGACGGCTCAAATTAAGACTCTCCCACgtaatcattttcagagatggcagGAGTGATCACAGGCCCTATTtccgtcatttttttccattgaaattgccaTAACTGAACACTTTCGTGGAATCAAccacagtatatttttttcaatcgaatacatCGCAAATGTAGgtaaaacacgcaaaaatagcgcgagaatttCGTATTTGCAGCCGTGgagcgctggccagaacgtcccaatccatatccatgcagttacatgaagagtggtagtggtgggggctgctgatGCTATGACGCATCTAAGCTcgtgccttgtggaagtctttggacgccgcccgagcatgcgcagaacgacgaatcgccgcgccgcccggcggccgtatgATCAAGcagtgttgcagtgttgcagaataacTTGTTTGGGTAGCCAGTTGACTTATTTTGCGTAAAttgttttatcgaatgagtgattggCATGTAAAGAGGCCCTGTTGTAGCTgcgttaatcgagttagtgattgtgtTTTAGCGTTAGTGAATAgagtaatagaaagaaaaaacagcGTTTCGGAATCAGCATTTTTCGTGATATCATAATTTCAAAGGCGGTCAAGATCCAAGTAAATTTAATGTTGAGACATTTAAATTTGCAGTTCCAATCATCACTggtatagagcctaaaaatagcTTAATCGACAAGAGCGAATCACAAATAGTCCCGAATCGCAAAAATACTGGTTCCGAAGAAATAATCgcggctgtggttaattgccgtaatttaagaaatgagattcccgattttcagcattaaattcaTGGTACGAAGTGTTACGTAATTattggaactgaaagttggctaacgggtgatgattcagacaatgagatcttcccataATCGTTCaccgtttatcggaaagatagaattaattgAGCTGGAagcggagtatttatagctgtaaagaaatCAATCGTAAGCCAAGCGGTAACCGagactgagaccagcgttgaatctgtgtggtttACAATTAAATGCCCAAAATCCAAAACAATGTTAGTTTGCTCGTATTACACGCATCCCAACTCAGATATAACATCAATTGTGGGATTTGAAACCCAAAAAAActgcatagcatccaagtatcctgaaagaaacttcaTTGTAGGTAGaaatttcaacgtaccttctatagattggcatactatagcttcattcctggtgggagtgataaagtgatttgcgaagCGTTATCAAAAGTTTTATACTAAATTCATTCAAATAGCATCCGTGCataaacagaggagaaagta
Encoded proteins:
- the LOC124164063 gene encoding uncharacterized protein LOC124164063, giving the protein MLASKMNMTLGIYANVSPQKNGKNGKVRCLVTGLQLIQQHRPICDPLFTKDIHPKIRKAWITVMHVKMEKKDIIPTALSFIHGGMRPVPMQNRITGRNAGETQLRGRQRRGPSDMSSHLQEYELKMPEKKRNSLIRACIEGLIHCSNITIGIQVPNYITLVLAKLKLLVVTHLFIQ